A stretch of the Halorussus vallis genome encodes the following:
- the thiC gene encoding phosphomethylpyrimidine synthase ThiC, translating to MAQLQEAERGTVTDAMERVAERERVDPEFVREQVAAGRAVIPANVEHDALDPMIIGEAFATKVNANIGNSETDSGVEEEAEKLHTAVHYGADTVMDLSTGGDLDRIREANVERSPVPVGTVPIYEARKRVDDVADITHELLLEVIEKQARQGVDYQTIHAGVLAEHLPLTEGRKTGIVSRGGSILARWMEETGMQNPLYAKFEEICDVFAEYDVTFSLGDGLRPGCLADASDDAQFAELETLGELTEVARNRGVQVMVEGPGHVPMDAIADNVERQREVCDGAPFYVLGPLVTDIAPGYDHVTSAIGATEAARAGAAMLCYVTPKEHLGLPEAEDVREGLAAYRIAAHAADVANRREGARDWDDALSEARYAFDWERQFELALDPERAQSYHDRTLPGDNYKDARFCSMCGAEFCSMRIDQDARATDGEMGEIDGETDVEGSPAAEVNRPPVGTHEVGDGPSLEDVDVDLAREYPTTDD from the coding sequence ATGGCGCAGTTACAGGAGGCCGAGCGCGGAACCGTCACGGACGCGATGGAGCGGGTGGCAGAGCGCGAGCGAGTGGACCCCGAGTTCGTCCGCGAACAGGTCGCGGCGGGTCGGGCGGTGATTCCTGCCAACGTCGAACACGACGCGCTGGACCCGATGATCATCGGCGAAGCGTTCGCCACGAAGGTCAACGCCAACATCGGCAACAGCGAAACCGACAGCGGCGTCGAGGAGGAGGCGGAGAAGTTGCACACCGCGGTCCACTACGGCGCGGACACGGTGATGGACCTGAGCACCGGCGGGGACCTGGACCGCATCCGGGAGGCCAACGTCGAGCGGTCGCCGGTGCCGGTCGGCACGGTCCCCATCTACGAGGCCAGAAAGCGCGTCGACGACGTGGCCGACATCACCCACGAACTCCTGTTAGAGGTCATCGAGAAGCAGGCCCGGCAGGGCGTCGACTACCAGACGATACACGCCGGCGTGCTGGCCGAACACCTCCCGCTGACCGAGGGCCGCAAGACCGGCATCGTCTCGCGCGGCGGGTCCATCCTCGCACGGTGGATGGAGGAGACGGGGATGCAGAATCCGCTGTACGCGAAGTTCGAGGAGATATGCGACGTGTTCGCCGAGTACGACGTGACGTTCAGCCTGGGCGACGGCCTCCGACCTGGGTGCCTGGCCGACGCGAGCGACGACGCCCAGTTCGCCGAACTGGAGACGCTCGGCGAACTCACCGAGGTCGCCCGAAACCGCGGCGTGCAGGTGATGGTCGAGGGACCGGGCCACGTCCCGATGGACGCAATCGCCGACAACGTCGAGCGCCAGCGGGAGGTCTGCGACGGCGCGCCCTTCTACGTGCTCGGTCCGCTGGTCACCGACATAGCGCCGGGCTACGACCACGTCACCAGCGCCATCGGCGCGACCGAGGCCGCCCGCGCCGGGGCCGCCATGCTCTGTTACGTCACCCCGAAGGAGCACCTCGGACTCCCGGAGGCCGAGGACGTCCGGGAAGGACTGGCGGCCTACCGCATCGCGGCCCACGCCGCCGACGTCGCCAACCGTCGGGAGGGCGCGCGCGACTGGGACGACGCCCTCTCGGAGGCCCGCTACGCCTTCGACTGGGAGCGCCAGTTCGAACTGGCCCTCGACCCCGAGCGCGCCCAGTCGTACCACGACCGGACGCTCCCGGGGGACAACTACAAAGACGCGCGGTTCTGCTCGATGTGCGGCGCGGAGTTCTGCTCGATGCGCATCGACCAGGACGCCCGAGCGACGGACGGAGAGATGGGCGAGATAGACGGCGAAACCGACGTCGAGGGGTCGCCGGCCGCCGAGGTCAACCGGCCGCCGGTCGGCACCCACGAGGTGGGCGACGGCCCCTCGCTCGAAGACGTAGATGTGGACCTCGCGCGCGAGTATCCGACCACGGACGACTAG
- a CDS encoding potassium channel family protein, translated as MDTWQRRTVAYLGTLLAVIFGYALAYDYGMTTFEGQTQPFYHSMQVVVETFTTTGYGSDAPWQSLQMNVLVMVMDVTGVVLIFMALPVFVVPLFEEALSTAVPTAVEEMTDHVVICTYSPRAESLIAELDSWDKEYVVVEPDRERATELYEAGYSVVHGDPESVETLKDANLPAATALVADASDEVDVSIVLTAREAASDVPVVSVVEEPELATYHELAGVDRVLSPRKLVGESLAEKVTTAVTTELGEAVEIGEDFEVAELPVQRGSELVGRTLAQSGIRERSGANVIGAWFRGEFETPLSPDAELDPGAVLLVAGRQAQLERLKELTRSPVRSPRGGEVVVVGYGEVGATVTDELASAGVPYTVVDLREKSGVDVVGDTTDPETLREAGIETARTVVFTVADDTLTGFGTLVARDLNPEVEVIARAEETENVQKIYRAGADYVLALATVSGRMLASTILEEEEVISMDKQVELVRTTAPELAGQTLAEADIRSRTGCTVIAVERDGEVITDLGPDFRLWREDAVVVAGTDDGVNEFTIMAN; from the coding sequence ATGGACACGTGGCAGCGCCGGACCGTCGCGTATCTCGGTACTCTGCTGGCGGTTATCTTCGGCTACGCGCTGGCGTACGACTACGGAATGACGACCTTCGAGGGCCAGACTCAGCCGTTCTACCACTCGATGCAAGTCGTCGTCGAAACGTTCACCACCACCGGGTACGGGTCGGACGCGCCGTGGCAGAGCCTCCAGATGAACGTGCTGGTGATGGTGATGGACGTGACCGGCGTCGTCCTCATCTTCATGGCGCTGCCGGTCTTCGTCGTCCCACTGTTCGAGGAGGCGCTCTCGACGGCGGTCCCGACCGCGGTCGAGGAGATGACTGACCACGTCGTCATCTGCACCTACTCGCCGCGGGCGGAGTCGCTCATCGCCGAACTCGACTCGTGGGACAAGGAGTACGTCGTCGTCGAACCCGACCGCGAGCGCGCCACCGAACTGTACGAGGCGGGCTACTCGGTCGTCCACGGCGACCCCGAGTCGGTCGAAACCCTGAAGGACGCCAACCTCCCGGCGGCGACCGCGCTGGTCGCCGACGCCTCCGACGAGGTCGACGTGAGCATCGTGCTCACCGCCCGCGAGGCCGCCAGCGACGTGCCGGTCGTCAGCGTGGTCGAGGAACCCGAACTCGCCACCTACCACGAACTCGCGGGCGTCGACCGGGTGCTGTCGCCCCGGAAACTCGTCGGCGAGAGCCTCGCGGAGAAGGTGACGACCGCCGTCACCACCGAACTCGGCGAGGCGGTCGAGATCGGCGAGGACTTCGAGGTGGCCGAACTCCCCGTCCAGCGCGGAAGCGAACTCGTGGGCCGGACGCTCGCCCAGAGCGGCATCCGCGAGCGGTCGGGCGCGAACGTCATCGGGGCGTGGTTCCGCGGGGAGTTCGAGACGCCGCTGTCGCCCGACGCCGAACTCGACCCCGGGGCCGTCCTGCTGGTCGCGGGCCGTCAGGCGCAACTCGAACGCCTGAAGGAACTGACCCGCTCGCCGGTGCGGAGTCCCCGCGGCGGCGAGGTCGTCGTGGTCGGGTACGGCGAGGTCGGCGCGACCGTCACCGACGAACTCGCGTCGGCGGGCGTGCCCTACACGGTCGTCGACCTCCGGGAGAAGTCCGGCGTGGACGTGGTCGGCGACACCACCGACCCCGAAACCCTGCGAGAGGCCGGCATCGAGACGGCCCGGACGGTCGTGTTCACCGTCGCCGACGACACGCTCACGGGGTTCGGCACGCTCGTCGCCCGGGACCTGAACCCCGAGGTCGAGGTCATCGCCCGGGCGGAGGAGACCGAGAACGTCCAGAAGATCTACCGGGCGGGCGCCGACTACGTGCTCGCGCTCGCGACCGTCTCCGGCCGGATGCTCGCCTCGACCATCCTCGAAGAGGAGGAGGTCATCTCGATGGACAAGCAGGTCGAACTCGTCCGGACGACCGCCCCCGAACTCGCCGGCCAGACCCTCGCGGAGGCCGACATCCGCTCCCGGACGGGGTGCACCGTCATCGCGGTCGAGCGCGACGGCGAGGTAATCACCGACCTCGGCCCGGATTTCCGCCTCTGGCGCGAAGACGCGGTCGTAGTCGCGGGAACCGACGACGGTGTCAACGAGTTCACGATCATGGCGAACTGA
- a CDS encoding DUF7827 domain-containing protein, producing the protein MARIRTSLLLTTLLVVATVTAGFTGAVQSQRTNAQDQAQGEVQTAPLSSGEVYWQGQYLQFSAGQDNAGQVWAIRRVQDGNVGQLATEVLLDGSGSAVVGTTNLDGQYVVVNQNNEPVVFQNGTAQTAGSVSEASFEVATQTLNASFADSTVTNDDSQDARTDLRLQSNRAGYQVVLSSDQLSPSQLQSVFSDVEVRDGRAVVTRNASSDAVFDANFTGISPGDYEVTVATADGTAQDTAAISVREPAEGSASLQNQTVVEQRGDVARFNVTFNGTDRATVKLGSRQVNYLSQFTVTDQDGDGTATVLVNTYTAGQDANASGISVAGEDGLSNFRMLTDPIPGRLDAVNYPIQLSVGAQTTGVGVLQLQNRSSDSIQVWTAPDQESVGNVGQITEVASQSDTVAYQDWAIVQVQASGLYGYVQNVSDLNNETTGLSMNLTRVGEINVPDQEVPLDQANLIVDESGNQFFLVVDSNTLEPNATYRANFTVSEENPYVARGNSTTLSTNFTVVPRNVTIDDATPPATANATVSGSSTLAPGTELTLVAESTGGTPFFQRTTTEVGQNGSWQATFDLSDVPQGTNFTVRVEEANASEIGAVGGGQGGAQQTTTAAGTTQATTTAAGTTAAETTTAATTTAAGTTETTVAALSSLAGTGLSVSHLLAIATLLAGAAFATRRR; encoded by the coding sequence ATGGCACGAATACGTACGAGTCTACTGCTGACGACGCTCCTCGTCGTCGCGACGGTTACCGCCGGGTTCACCGGCGCGGTACAGAGTCAACGAACGAACGCGCAAGACCAAGCGCAGGGCGAGGTCCAAACCGCCCCGCTCTCGTCCGGCGAAGTCTACTGGCAGGGCCAGTACCTGCAGTTCTCGGCCGGGCAGGACAACGCCGGCCAGGTGTGGGCGATTCGCCGGGTGCAGGACGGAAACGTCGGTCAGTTGGCGACCGAGGTGCTCCTCGACGGGTCGGGGTCGGCGGTCGTCGGCACCACCAACCTCGACGGCCAGTACGTCGTCGTGAACCAGAACAACGAGCCGGTGGTCTTCCAGAACGGGACCGCCCAGACGGCCGGTTCGGTTTCGGAGGCGAGTTTCGAGGTGGCGACCCAGACGCTCAACGCCTCGTTCGCCGACTCGACGGTGACCAACGACGATAGCCAGGACGCCCGGACCGACCTCCGACTCCAGTCGAACCGCGCGGGCTACCAGGTCGTCCTCTCGTCGGACCAGCTGAGCCCGTCGCAGTTGCAGAGCGTCTTCTCCGACGTCGAGGTGCGGGACGGTCGGGCGGTCGTCACGCGCAACGCCAGTTCCGACGCGGTGTTCGACGCAAACTTCACCGGCATCTCGCCGGGCGACTACGAGGTGACGGTGGCGACGGCCGACGGAACCGCCCAGGACACCGCCGCGATATCGGTCAGGGAACCGGCGGAAGGTTCGGCGTCGCTCCAGAACCAGACCGTCGTCGAACAGCGCGGCGACGTCGCGCGGTTCAACGTCACGTTCAACGGCACCGACCGCGCGACCGTCAAGCTCGGCTCCCGGCAGGTGAACTACCTCTCGCAGTTCACCGTCACCGACCAGGACGGCGACGGCACCGCCACGGTCCTGGTGAACACCTACACCGCGGGCCAGGACGCGAACGCCTCGGGCATCTCGGTGGCCGGCGAGGACGGCCTGTCGAACTTCCGAATGCTGACCGACCCGATTCCGGGTCGGCTCGACGCCGTCAACTACCCGATTCAGCTGTCGGTCGGCGCCCAGACCACCGGGGTCGGCGTGCTCCAACTCCAGAACCGCTCGTCCGACAGCATCCAGGTCTGGACCGCGCCCGATCAGGAGAGCGTCGGTAACGTCGGTCAGATCACCGAGGTCGCGAGCCAGTCCGACACCGTGGCCTACCAGGACTGGGCCATCGTGCAGGTGCAGGCGTCGGGCCTCTACGGCTACGTACAGAACGTCTCGGACCTGAACAACGAGACGACGGGCCTGTCGATGAACCTCACCCGGGTCGGGGAGATCAACGTCCCCGACCAGGAGGTGCCCCTCGACCAGGCGAACCTGATCGTCGACGAGTCGGGCAACCAGTTCTTCCTGGTCGTCGACTCGAACACCCTGGAGCCAAACGCCACCTACCGTGCTAACTTCACGGTGTCCGAGGAGAACCCCTACGTCGCACGGGGTAACTCGACCACGCTCTCGACGAACTTCACCGTCGTGCCGCGGAACGTCACCATCGACGACGCGACGCCGCCCGCGACGGCGAACGCGACGGTTTCGGGGTCGAGCACGCTCGCGCCCGGCACCGAACTGACGCTCGTCGCAGAGAGCACCGGCGGCACGCCGTTCTTCCAGCGGACGACCACCGAGGTCGGCCAGAACGGCTCGTGGCAGGCGACCTTCGACCTCTCGGACGTGCCCCAGGGCACGAACTTCACCGTCCGCGTAGAGGAGGCCAACGCGTCGGAGATCGGTGCAGTCGGCGGTGGCCAGGGCGGCGCCCAGCAGACGACGACCGCGGCCGGCACGACGCAGGCGACGACCACGGCGGCAGGCACGACCGCCGCCGAGACGACTACCGCCGCAACGACCACGGCGGCCGGCACGACTGAGACGACCGTCGCGGCGCTTTCGAGCCTTGCCGGGACGGGCCTCAGCGTCTCGCACCTGCTGGCGATAGCGACCCTGCTCGCCGGCGCGGCGTTCGCCACGCGGCGGCGCTGA
- a CDS encoding MmgE/PrpD family protein, translating to MTTTGEIADFALGLDFEDLSDDTVDELKKRVLDSLGIAVAAMEGEPVGVVRDTVEEFGSSGCSLWGGGTASPPDATMYNTTLVRYLDYMDSFLAPGETPHPSDNIAALVACGEYADASGEDLLTAVGVAYEVQAALAWNAPVRERGWDHVTHTVISAAAGASTILGLDREPFRSAVGIAGTAHNALRVTRTGGISEWKGIASANAARNAVYSAFLAKNGMVGPVNLFEGQKGWRQVVSGDFEAEYTPAERVHDVMTKKYVAETYAQSAVEGIIELAEREDVDPEEVAEIRLDTFAGAKLIIGGGEGSRYEVETKAQADHSLPYMLAAALVDREMGNAQYEPERIRRDDVQRLLRTVTVEEDPEFTERFEAGEMPARIEVELDDGTVYTVEKDDFEGHPNNSMSWEQVEAKFHETAGTRYDEERREEILETVLQLERRDVSELVALLD from the coding sequence ATGACGACGACCGGCGAGATAGCCGACTTCGCGCTCGGACTCGACTTTGAGGACCTCTCGGACGACACCGTCGACGAACTCAAAAAGCGGGTGCTCGACTCGCTGGGCATCGCGGTGGCCGCGATGGAGGGGGAACCGGTGGGCGTGGTCCGGGACACCGTCGAGGAGTTCGGAAGTTCGGGCTGTTCGCTGTGGGGCGGCGGGACCGCCTCGCCGCCGGACGCGACGATGTACAACACCACCCTCGTCAGGTACCTCGATTACATGGACTCGTTTCTCGCGCCGGGTGAGACGCCCCACCCGAGCGACAACATCGCGGCCCTCGTCGCCTGCGGGGAGTACGCGGACGCCTCGGGCGAGGACCTGCTGACCGCGGTGGGCGTCGCCTACGAGGTCCAGGCCGCGCTGGCGTGGAACGCGCCGGTGCGAGAGCGCGGGTGGGACCACGTGACCCACACGGTCATCTCGGCGGCCGCCGGTGCGAGCACGATTCTGGGCCTCGACCGCGAACCGTTCCGGTCGGCGGTCGGCATCGCGGGCACCGCCCACAACGCCCTGCGGGTCACCCGGACCGGCGGCATCTCCGAGTGGAAGGGTATCGCGTCGGCGAACGCCGCCCGGAACGCGGTCTACTCGGCGTTCCTCGCGAAGAACGGGATGGTCGGCCCCGTGAACCTCTTCGAGGGCCAGAAGGGCTGGCGGCAGGTCGTCTCGGGCGACTTCGAGGCCGAGTACACGCCGGCCGAGCGGGTCCACGACGTGATGACCAAGAAGTACGTCGCCGAAACCTACGCCCAGTCGGCGGTCGAGGGAATCATCGAACTCGCAGAGCGCGAGGACGTCGACCCCGAAGAGGTCGCCGAAATCCGCCTCGACACCTTCGCGGGCGCGAAACTCATCATCGGCGGCGGCGAGGGGAGTCGCTACGAGGTCGAGACCAAGGCCCAGGCCGACCACTCGCTCCCCTACATGCTCGCGGCCGCGCTGGTCGACCGCGAGATGGGCAACGCCCAGTACGAACCCGAGCGCATCCGCCGAGACGACGTCCAGCGACTCCTCCGGACGGTCACCGTCGAGGAGGACCCCGAGTTCACCGAGCGGTTCGAGGCCGGCGAGATGCCCGCCCGAATCGAGGTGGAACTCGACGACGGCACCGTCTACACCGTCGAGAAGGACGACTTCGAAGGTCACCCCAACAACTCGATGTCGTGGGAGCAGGTTGAGGCGAAGTTCCACGAAACCGCCGGAACGCGCTACGACGAGGAGCGTCGCGAAGAGATACTCGAAACCGTGCTCCAGTTGGAACGGCGCGACGTCTCGGAACTGGTCGCGCTCCTCGACTGA